Proteins encoded by one window of Primulina huaijiensis isolate GDHJ02 chromosome 1, ASM1229523v2, whole genome shotgun sequence:
- the LOC140971428 gene encoding uncharacterized protein: METQWKRFQSFQPPVLKGTEMPVDCENWLEDIEMLIEFLGFTYDCRVKLIGNQLQEIARRWWLVTKEALEQRSSVITWKTLKVEFYQRFFPVSYRQDKDAEFLNLRQGHLSIDEYLAQFFILLRFAPHVARNDEAISSQFIQRLNPEIRTLVNVKRPINFADTLNRAKRAETVLMGQKGASYVLPAPRLQQLPYRI, encoded by the coding sequence ATGGAAACACAGTGGAAaaggtttcagtcgttccaacCTCCGgttctgaagggtactgagatgCCAGTAGATTGTGAGAATTGGCTTGAAGATATAGAAATGCTAATTGAATTTCTTGGTTTCACATATGATTgtagagttaaactgattgggaacCAGTTACAGGAGATTGCAAGGAGATGGTGGCTAGTTACTAAAGAAGCCCTGGAACAGCGTAGTTCAGTGATTACGTGGAAAACTTTAAAGgttgaattctatcaaagatttttccccgTATCATACAGACAGGATAAAGATGCAGAGTTTTTAAACCTGAGACAGGGTCACTTGAGTATTGATGAGTATTTGGCTCAGTTCTTTATCTTGTTGCGTTTTGCCCCTCACGTGGCTAGAAACGATGAAGCTATATCTAGTCAGTTCATCCAGAGATTGAATCCGGAGATACGTACATTGGTGAATGTGAAACGACCAATTAATTTTGCTGATACCTTGAACAGAGCCAAAAGAGCAGAAACAGTTCTGATGGGACAAAAGGGAGCATCGTATGTTCTTCCAGCACCGAGACTACAACAACTGCCTTACAGAATCTAG